From Flavobacteriales bacterium, the proteins below share one genomic window:
- a CDS encoding energy transducer TonB encodes MEPKKTEEANLETRKSALMTLGLVAGLAFTLVSFQWRWYDVQVTGLGEYMGDNLEDEIVPVSIQQPPPPPPPPQQEQVVMEIIEDESEEEETVDVSDSEVDEETEVEFIEEEEEEVVEDEIFTIVETMPSFPGGEKAMFEYLSKNTRYPTLAKESGIQGMVVLTFVVEKNGNISDVKVLRGIGGGCDEEAIRVVKSMPNWSPGKQRGKPVKVQYNLPYRFILQ; translated from the coding sequence ATGGAACCGAAAAAGACAGAAGAAGCGAATCTTGAGACGCGCAAATCGGCATTAATGACCCTAGGTCTGGTCGCTGGTCTGGCATTCACCTTGGTCTCCTTCCAATGGAGATGGTATGATGTACAGGTCACAGGATTAGGCGAATACATGGGCGACAATCTGGAAGATGAGATCGTTCCAGTGAGTATCCAACAACCACCACCCCCACCTCCACCCCCACAGCAAGAACAAGTGGTCATGGAGATCATCGAAGATGAATCCGAAGAAGAAGAGACAGTAGATGTCTCGGACAGTGAAGTGGATGAAGAGACCGAAGTGGAGTTCATCGAAGAGGAAGAAGAAGAAGTTGTAGAAGATGAGATCTTCACCATTGTAGAGACCATGCCTTCATTCCCCGGTGGAGAGAAGGCGATGTTCGAATACCTGAGTAAGAATACCCGTTACCCCACACTTGCCAAAGAGAGTGGAATCCAAGGAATGGTGGTACTCACCTTCGTGGTAGAGAAGAACGGAAACATCTCCGATGTGAAAGTGCTACGCGGTATTGGAGGAGGTTGTGATGAAGAAGCGATACGAGTTGTAAAGAGCATGCCTAATTGGTCTCCTGGTAAACAACGAGGAAAACCGGTCAAGGTGCAGTACAATCTGCCCTATCGATTTATCCTGCAATAG
- the gcvH gene encoding glycine cleavage system protein GcvH yields MDTPKDLRYTKDHEWVKKEGDDTVLVGITDFAQGELGDIVFIEIETEGEELDAEEVFGTVEAVKTVSDLFMPLSGEVVEVNEELADSPDVVNSDPYGKGWMIKIKMSDPGQFDALMTAEDYAEMVD; encoded by the coding sequence ATGGACACACCAAAAGATCTGCGCTATACCAAGGACCACGAATGGGTCAAGAAAGAAGGCGATGATACCGTTCTGGTCGGTATCACGGATTTTGCCCAAGGAGAACTCGGAGATATCGTCTTCATAGAGATAGAGACCGAAGGTGAAGAACTGGATGCAGAAGAAGTTTTCGGCACGGTTGAGGCCGTGAAGACCGTTTCAGACCTCTTCATGCCACTGAGTGGTGAGGTGGTAGAAGTGAATGAAGAACTGGCTGATTCTCCAGATGTGGTCAATAGCGACCCTTACGGCAAAGGGTGGATGATCAAGATCAAGATGAGCGACCCGGGTCAATTCGATGCGCTCATGACTGCTGAGGATTATGCTGAGATGGTGGACTGA
- the vanZ gene encoding VanZ family protein, giving the protein MLRWWTEPPRIAVLTLGWAAIILFLSALPGRDLPQVDLLHADKLAHLLVYLILQVLIALWLVHVCADTAILTSVVLATLYGIAMEAMQHLFFEERFFDWYDALANFLGALLGIVIFKLIR; this is encoded by the coding sequence ATGCTGAGATGGTGGACTGAACCACCGCGGATCGCAGTTCTCACCCTTGGATGGGCAGCGATCATCTTGTTTCTCAGCGCCTTACCGGGGCGGGACCTACCTCAGGTCGATCTGCTCCATGCAGATAAACTGGCCCATCTACTGGTCTATCTCATTCTCCAAGTACTCATTGCCCTTTGGCTGGTACATGTCTGTGCTGACACTGCCATCCTGACCTCGGTCGTATTGGCAACCCTATATGGTATAGCGATGGAAGCTATGCAGCATCTGTTTTTTGAAGAACGATTCTTCGATTGGTATGATGCTCTGGCCAACTTCTTGGGCGCCTTGCTTGGAATTGTGATTTTTAAGCTGATACGTTGA
- a CDS encoding class I SAM-dependent methyltransferase — translation MDWKQRARSYLRYRKASVNRHGVHSPFLFDLIEKVFKGPSTGISEIEEVRKGFLNDDSPIDFEEHGAGSSFKQRKSTATAASIASRSLSTPAQCMFLHRLCAHRSAKHILELGTSLGVSTAYLASAGAEVHTIEASAAVHHMAQSRFGPRFPSIQWHLGPFDEQLPKVLQESDPFDVVYVDGNHREASTVQYVEAIIPHLSEDAVMILDDIHWSEGMERAWDTVRDHREVTLSVDVFWCGMLFFKKGLSGEHFTIRY, via the coding sequence ATGGATTGGAAGCAAAGGGCCCGTTCGTATCTGCGGTATCGCAAGGCAAGCGTCAATCGTCATGGGGTACACTCTCCCTTTCTCTTCGACTTGATCGAAAAAGTCTTCAAAGGCCCGTCCACAGGAATTTCAGAGATCGAAGAAGTGCGGAAGGGATTTCTCAATGACGACTCCCCCATCGATTTCGAGGAGCACGGAGCCGGTTCTTCATTCAAGCAAAGGAAGAGCACCGCTACAGCAGCCTCTATTGCCTCTAGAAGCCTATCCACCCCGGCCCAATGTATGTTCCTTCATCGCTTGTGTGCTCATCGATCAGCGAAACACATTCTGGAATTGGGCACGAGTCTCGGAGTGTCTACGGCCTATCTTGCATCTGCAGGAGCTGAGGTCCATACCATAGAGGCCAGCGCTGCGGTCCATCACATGGCGCAATCACGCTTTGGACCGCGATTCCCCTCGATTCAATGGCATTTGGGCCCTTTTGATGAGCAACTCCCGAAGGTCCTTCAGGAATCTGATCCCTTCGATGTCGTATATGTAGATGGGAATCATCGAGAAGCATCTACAGTGCAATATGTGGAGGCGATCATTCCACATCTAAGTGAAGATGCAGTGATGATCCTGGATGATATCCATTGGTCTGAAGGGATGGAGCGTGCATGGGATACGGTACGCGACCATCGGGAAGTGACCTTGTCGGTGGACGTATTCTGGTGTGGCATGCTCTTCTTCAAGAAGGGGCTTTCGGGTGAGCATTTCACCATTCGTTATTGA
- the sprA gene encoding cell surface protein SprA, which translates to MVGAIALTVAMYASNADRWAPANDRTRAIQNLSADEALPVDSPEIDLPYPIQDSYNPFGTGGGLIDLQDPPNIESGAEYDPGSGNYYLYQNIGDIPFRNPSAMSEQEFLNYSFEDALQENWTEMVTEQNESEQEENSDFGVLAPSLKIESEVFDRIFGGNTIDIRPQGTAELSFGINRSKTDNPRIPERQRSITTFDFDQQIQLNLLGSIGDKMNLNFNYNTEASFDFENKIKLQYEGKEDEIIQLLEAGDVTMPLSGSLITGSQTLFGIKSKLRFGRLTATTIFSQERGQRKEINVSGGAQTQDFDIEVDDYEANRHYFLSHYFEERYNQSMRSLPVVNSQTYITRVEVWITNNRAAFEENRNIVAFSDLGEDASVLPPDPESDITPSDVPGGFFVPLDGPGVFPSNAQNNIYSVANSIPEVRGFTNVTGNLSAIGQVPSRHFEEVESARKLSPNEYTFNPQLGFISLNQSLNNDEVLAVAYQYTINGQTFQVGDFSTDGVDPPNALFLKMLKSTITNPRLPIWDLMMKNVYSIGAFQVNRENFRLDVWYNDPLEGYDVPFIPQEEVEGIPLIQLVGMDRIDQNTNPFPDGVFDYVDNAATQGGTINARNGRIFFSTTRPFGDFLYDKLLEEGVDANVAETISYVELYDSTQTAARQIPEKNRFSLKGTYQSASSDEISLNAINVPQGSVQVTAGGVQLIENVDYTVDYNLGRVKILNSGLLESQTPIKISLESNSLFSIQTKTLLGARFDYEMNNDLILGATVMNLTERPITQKINFGEEPISNTIWGLDANYQTESDFVTKLVDKLPFYGTKETSNLSMSGEFAHLIPGHSKAITKEGVSYIDDFEGSQSTIDLRNISQWRLASTPQLIPGASLVNDLSYGFRRAHLSWYVIDPLFFRDNNLTPDNITNEMQSDHRMREVLEREVFPNRELPPGTPTNIPTLDLTYYPNERGPYNFNADELYVEDGVVKLENPADNWAGIMRSLTTTDFEQSNIEFIQFWLMDPFNDDSDNTTGGDVYFNLGNISEDILRDSRKSFENGLPTGPDDLAASVDTTEWAIVPNTQAIVNAFDNTTDSNSEQDLGYDGMDDQTESVLRAAFVSSLPAEVQNAIQDDPANDNYRYFRGVDTDGLNIIERYKRFNQTEGNSITSADSPNDFPSQATTLPTNEDVNLDQNLSKSEGYFQYKVHLEPGMDIGGYITDKFETFASTQTGSRPVTWYQFKIPIQDLTVPGASRVGDIQDFRSIRFFRMFTTGWTEQVTLRFARLELIRGEWRRYTQDLGLPGEGPIGEVGNTLFNISAVNIEENGNRDPINYVLPPGIQREVNTATANLANLNEQSLALEVCNLSDGDARAAFRNVNVDMRSYRKLKMFIHAETDDEFQDLKYGDITVFVRLGSDFDQNFYEYEIPVYPTEWFAALDDEIWPERNDMEIEFEKLRDAKATRNSIGQAINIPYVVNDADRRITVVGNPVLSAVKTIMIGIRNPKSDENIWTTDLGFDKCAEVWVNELRLADFDQRGGWAAIARMNTQLADLGNLSVAGNYSTPGFGSIEKKVSERQRETIRGVDASSNIELGKFLPEESGVKVPMYVGFSETISDPQFDPLSPDLETSDIAPNSEDPKAYKRRRRTYTRRRSINFTNVRKERSKDAQGSPTPFDISNFTFSYSYNEFRSYDINTRFNNNKTYNGGLSYNYQPKPLKVEPFANIGFIKKSKWLKLLKEFNFNLGPRQFSFRTDVNRTYSEYQSRNNNQFFDFTPPAQYTKTFNWQRVYDLKYDITKSLKLNFTANNAAIIGEPIGRVDRDDRDEYEVFKDSVWTSIKNFGETTDYNHNFNVTYRLPLDKFPLTDWITVNTGYNGTYNWQRAPFSQDTLGNTIQNSRNMNVNGQINMTNLYNKVPFLKEANRNSSRSRGRNNRNQKEEDKKDEKGDKGDKDEKDKKKDKRDDGSFNILKETAKFLMMLKNISVTYNQTEGTLLPGYAQNTNVLGFDNQFQGPGAGFIVGFQDRDYPFEAARRGYLVENPYINRPYTTTYSANLNIRANIEPIKSFRIELTATSTESQNTNGFFRYNEDIADYVNDNPLETGSYSASIITWGSAFAQDDEQTNASEVFQTFLDNRRVISQRIAADNPFSTVTDNGYYSGYDSTSQDVVIPAFLAAYTDKDPSKVKLDPLSVIPMPNWRITYDGLSKNKKLKKIFRSVTLSHSYRSTYSVGTYTTNLFYEEIEGIPSATDQSGNYIPQLQVGSISISEQLSPLINIDMTWQNSLITRFEIRKNRTLSFTLSNYQLTENRSSELIIGAGYRFTDVKFPFKLGQAKNPTSDMNVRADLSIRDNITLTRSMNERTNLPTSGQRIFSLKTSADYTLNRNLTLRAFYDHQINDPKVSISFRTSNINAGIALRFTLAQ; encoded by the coding sequence ATGGTTGGTGCCATCGCACTCACCGTGGCGATGTATGCTTCCAATGCGGATCGATGGGCACCCGCGAATGATCGCACACGTGCTATTCAGAACCTTTCGGCAGATGAGGCGCTGCCAGTAGATAGTCCAGAGATAGACCTTCCCTATCCCATCCAGGATTCATATAACCCCTTCGGAACAGGAGGCGGATTGATCGATCTACAGGACCCACCCAATATCGAGTCAGGTGCAGAGTATGATCCAGGTTCGGGCAATTACTACCTCTATCAGAATATCGGTGACATACCTTTCAGGAATCCCAGCGCGATGAGCGAACAGGAGTTCTTGAACTACAGTTTCGAGGATGCATTGCAGGAGAACTGGACCGAGATGGTCACCGAGCAGAATGAATCCGAGCAGGAAGAGAATTCGGATTTCGGGGTCTTGGCTCCATCGCTGAAGATCGAGAGTGAGGTATTCGATCGGATATTTGGAGGAAATACCATCGATATACGTCCTCAGGGTACGGCCGAACTCTCCTTTGGGATCAATCGTTCCAAGACCGACAACCCCCGGATTCCAGAACGCCAGCGTAGCATCACCACCTTTGATTTCGACCAGCAGATCCAATTGAATCTACTGGGTAGTATCGGAGATAAGATGAACCTCAATTTCAATTACAATACGGAGGCTTCATTTGATTTCGAGAATAAGATCAAGCTGCAGTATGAGGGTAAGGAAGATGAGATCATCCAGCTCTTGGAGGCGGGCGATGTGACCATGCCCTTGTCCGGTTCATTGATCACGGGGAGTCAGACGCTGTTCGGAATCAAGTCCAAACTGCGATTCGGTAGGCTTACAGCTACTACCATATTCTCCCAAGAACGTGGTCAACGGAAAGAGATCAACGTCTCAGGAGGTGCCCAGACCCAGGATTTCGATATAGAAGTAGATGATTACGAGGCCAATCGACACTATTTCCTTTCGCATTATTTCGAGGAGCGCTACAATCAATCCATGCGTAGTCTACCCGTGGTCAATTCCCAGACCTATATCACTCGGGTAGAAGTGTGGATCACCAACAATAGGGCAGCATTCGAGGAGAATAGGAATATCGTAGCATTCTCCGACTTGGGAGAAGATGCATCGGTGCTTCCTCCGGATCCCGAGTCGGACATCACTCCTTCAGATGTACCTGGAGGGTTCTTTGTCCCATTGGATGGACCGGGGGTCTTCCCGAGCAATGCGCAGAACAATATCTACTCGGTGGCCAATAGTATTCCCGAAGTCAGGGGATTCACCAATGTCACGGGTAACCTCTCCGCCATAGGACAAGTTCCCAGTCGTCATTTCGAGGAAGTGGAGAGTGCCCGGAAACTGAGCCCCAATGAGTACACCTTCAATCCTCAACTCGGTTTCATCTCGCTCAATCAATCCTTGAACAACGATGAGGTGCTGGCGGTGGCCTATCAATACACCATCAATGGTCAGACCTTCCAAGTAGGTGACTTCTCTACCGATGGAGTCGACCCGCCCAATGCGCTTTTCTTGAAGATGCTCAAGTCCACCATCACCAATCCACGTCTGCCGATATGGGACTTGATGATGAAGAATGTCTACTCCATCGGAGCCTTTCAGGTCAATCGGGAGAATTTCAGATTGGATGTATGGTACAATGACCCACTGGAAGGGTACGATGTTCCTTTCATTCCACAAGAAGAGGTGGAAGGTATCCCATTGATCCAGCTGGTGGGAATGGACCGTATCGATCAGAATACCAATCCCTTTCCCGATGGTGTATTCGATTATGTGGATAATGCCGCCACGCAAGGAGGTACCATCAATGCGCGTAACGGGCGGATATTCTTCAGTACCACAAGACCTTTTGGGGATTTCCTCTATGACAAACTACTGGAGGAAGGCGTGGATGCCAATGTGGCGGAGACCATTTCCTATGTCGAATTGTATGATTCTACCCAGACTGCTGCCCGACAGATTCCAGAGAAGAACCGCTTCAGCCTCAAGGGTACCTATCAATCGGCTTCGAGTGATGAGATCTCACTCAATGCGATCAATGTCCCACAAGGTTCCGTTCAGGTCACTGCGGGTGGGGTGCAGTTGATCGAGAACGTGGATTACACCGTGGATTACAACCTCGGTCGCGTGAAGATCCTCAACAGTGGACTGCTCGAGTCGCAGACTCCAATCAAGATCTCGCTTGAAAGTAATTCCCTATTCAGCATACAGACCAAGACCTTGCTCGGTGCACGTTTCGATTATGAGATGAACAATGATCTGATACTCGGTGCCACGGTCATGAATCTGACCGAGCGACCGATCACGCAGAAGATCAATTTCGGAGAAGAGCCTATCAGCAATACCATTTGGGGACTGGATGCGAACTATCAGACCGAATCGGATTTCGTGACCAAATTGGTGGACAAACTCCCGTTCTATGGTACCAAGGAGACGTCCAATCTGTCCATGTCGGGTGAATTCGCCCACTTGATTCCGGGTCATTCCAAGGCGATCACCAAGGAAGGAGTCTCCTATATCGATGATTTCGAAGGGAGTCAGTCCACGATAGACTTGAGGAACATCAGCCAGTGGCGATTGGCGAGCACACCCCAATTGATACCTGGAGCTTCTCTGGTCAATGACCTGAGCTATGGTTTCCGAAGGGCACATCTGAGCTGGTATGTCATCGACCCGCTATTCTTTCGGGACAACAACCTCACTCCTGATAACATCACCAATGAGATGCAATCCGATCACCGGATGCGTGAGGTGCTGGAGAGAGAGGTCTTCCCCAATAGAGAACTGCCACCGGGTACCCCGACCAACATCCCGACCCTCGATCTGACCTATTACCCCAATGAGAGAGGGCCGTATAATTTCAATGCGGATGAACTCTATGTAGAGGATGGAGTCGTCAAGCTGGAGAATCCGGCAGACAACTGGGCAGGTATCATGAGAAGCCTGACCACGACCGATTTCGAACAATCCAACATCGAATTCATCCAATTCTGGTTGATGGACCCCTTCAACGATGATTCGGACAATACCACAGGAGGGGATGTCTATTTCAACCTGGGGAACATCTCAGAAGACATCTTACGCGATAGCCGTAAGTCCTTTGAGAATGGACTACCTACAGGTCCAGATGACCTAGCGGCCAGTGTCGACACCACCGAGTGGGCGATCGTCCCCAATACCCAGGCCATCGTCAACGCCTTTGATAATACCACCGACTCCAATTCAGAACAGGACTTGGGCTATGACGGGATGGATGATCAGACCGAGTCCGTGCTGCGGGCCGCATTCGTCAGCTCCTTGCCAGCGGAGGTACAGAATGCCATACAGGATGACCCGGCCAATGACAACTACAGATACTTCAGGGGAGTGGACACCGATGGCCTGAATATCATCGAGCGATATAAGCGATTCAATCAAACCGAAGGAAATTCGATCACCTCTGCTGATTCTCCCAATGACTTCCCATCCCAGGCCACCACGCTCCCTACCAATGAGGATGTCAACCTGGATCAGAACCTAAGTAAGTCAGAAGGGTACTTCCAGTACAAGGTGCATCTGGAACCCGGAATGGACATCGGAGGGTACATCACCGATAAGTTCGAGACCTTTGCCAGCACCCAGACGGGCAGCCGACCAGTGACCTGGTATCAGTTCAAAATCCCCATCCAAGACCTCACCGTGCCTGGAGCAAGTAGGGTCGGGGATATCCAAGACTTCAGGAGTATCCGATTCTTCCGGATGTTCACGACTGGCTGGACAGAACAGGTGACGCTGAGATTTGCCCGATTGGAGCTCATACGAGGGGAGTGGAGAAGATATACTCAGGATCTCGGCCTACCGGGAGAGGGACCTATCGGTGAAGTAGGGAACACGCTGTTCAACATCTCTGCCGTGAACATCGAGGAGAACGGGAATCGCGACCCTATCAATTATGTATTGCCACCGGGCATACAACGTGAGGTCAATACCGCCACGGCCAACCTGGCCAATCTCAACGAACAGAGTCTGGCACTTGAGGTCTGCAATCTCTCGGATGGGGATGCCCGTGCTGCATTCAGGAATGTCAATGTGGATATGCGATCCTACCGCAAGCTGAAGATGTTCATCCATGCGGAGACCGATGATGAATTCCAAGACCTGAAATACGGAGATATCACCGTCTTCGTGCGCTTGGGTTCTGACTTCGATCAGAATTTCTATGAGTATGAGATCCCGGTCTATCCTACCGAATGGTTTGCTGCATTGGATGATGAGATATGGCCTGAGCGGAACGATATGGAGATCGAGTTCGAAAAGCTCCGTGATGCGAAAGCTACACGTAACAGTATCGGTCAAGCGATCAACATTCCTTACGTGGTCAATGATGCCGATCGTAGGATCACGGTTGTGGGTAATCCGGTACTGAGTGCAGTCAAGACCATCATGATAGGGATACGGAACCCGAAGAGTGATGAGAACATCTGGACCACCGATCTTGGATTTGACAAGTGTGCTGAAGTCTGGGTGAACGAGCTGAGACTGGCCGATTTCGATCAGCGTGGAGGCTGGGCCGCCATCGCCCGTATGAATACTCAGCTGGCCGATCTGGGTAACCTCTCTGTGGCAGGTAATTACAGTACTCCCGGCTTTGGAAGTATTGAGAAGAAAGTGAGTGAACGCCAACGGGAGACCATCCGGGGAGTGGATGCTTCCAGCAATATCGAACTGGGCAAATTCCTTCCGGAGGAAAGCGGGGTCAAGGTGCCGATGTATGTCGGATTCTCTGAGACCATCTCCGATCCACAATTCGACCCGCTATCCCCTGACCTGGAGACCAGCGACATCGCTCCCAACAGTGAAGACCCCAAAGCCTATAAACGCAGGCGAAGGACCTATACCCGAAGGCGGAGTATCAACTTCACCAACGTCAGAAAAGAACGGTCTAAGGATGCACAGGGCTCACCCACTCCATTCGACATATCCAACTTCACCTTTTCATACAGCTATAACGAATTCAGGAGCTACGATATCAATACGCGCTTCAATAACAACAAGACCTACAACGGAGGGTTGAGCTATAACTATCAGCCCAAACCGCTCAAAGTGGAACCCTTTGCCAATATCGGTTTCATCAAGAAATCCAAGTGGCTCAAACTGCTCAAGGAGTTCAACTTCAATCTGGGACCCCGCCAATTCTCCTTCCGCACGGATGTGAATCGGACCTACAGCGAGTATCAATCACGCAACAACAATCAGTTCTTCGATTTCACTCCACCGGCACAGTACACCAAGACCTTCAACTGGCAACGGGTATATGACCTGAAGTACGATATCACCAAGTCGCTCAAACTCAACTTCACAGCCAACAATGCGGCCATCATCGGAGAACCCATCGGACGGGTAGATAGGGATGATCGAGATGAGTATGAAGTGTTTAAGGACAGTGTTTGGACCAGTATCAAGAACTTCGGTGAGACCACAGATTACAATCACAATTTCAATGTAACCTACCGACTGCCCTTGGATAAATTCCCACTCACAGATTGGATCACTGTGAATACAGGATACAACGGGACCTACAACTGGCAGAGGGCACCGTTCTCCCAAGATACCCTCGGAAATACCATTCAGAATTCGAGGAACATGAATGTCAATGGTCAGATAAACATGACCAACCTCTATAACAAGGTGCCTTTCCTCAAAGAGGCCAATCGGAACTCCTCTCGCTCCAGAGGACGGAACAATAGGAATCAAAAGGAAGAGGATAAGAAGGACGAGAAAGGAGACAAGGGCGATAAAGACGAAAAGGATAAGAAGAAGGACAAGCGGGATGATGGTTCATTCAATATCCTGAAAGAGACAGCGAAATTCCTGATGATGTTGAAGAACATCTCCGTGACCTATAATCAGACCGAAGGGACCTTGCTTCCCGGCTATGCACAGAATACCAATGTGCTGGGCTTCGATAATCAGTTCCAAGGTCCAGGGGCTGGATTCATTGTCGGATTCCAGGATAGGGATTACCCCTTTGAAGCGGCACGGAGAGGCTATCTTGTAGAGAACCCCTATATCAATAGACCCTATACCACCACCTATTCGGCCAACTTGAATATCCGGGCCAATATAGAACCGATCAAGAGCTTCCGCATCGAGTTGACGGCCACCAGCACCGAGTCACAGAATACCAACGGTTTCTTCAGATACAATGAGGACATCGCAGATTATGTCAATGACAATCCATTGGAGACCGGTTCCTACAGCGCATCCATCATCACTTGGGGATCGGCCTTTGCGCAGGATGATGAACAGACCAATGCCTCTGAGGTATTCCAGACCTTCTTGGATAATAGAAGGGTGATCTCACAGCGCATAGCTGCAGACAATCCCTTCTCGACCGTAACGGACAATGGCTACTATTCCGGATACGACAGCACCAGTCAGGATGTGGTCATACCGGCCTTCTTGGCAGCTTATACCGATAAGGATCCTTCCAAGGTGAAACTGGATCCCCTATCGGTGATACCTATGCCTAACTGGCGCATCACGTATGACGGCTTGTCCAAGAACAAGAAGTTGAAGAAGATCTTCCGCTCGGTCACGCTGAGCCATTCCTACCGATCCACCTATTCGGTAGGCACATATACCACCAACCTGTTCTATGAGGAGATAGAAGGCATTCCATCAGCCACCGACCAGAGTGGGAATTATATCCCTCAACTACAGGTAGGGAGTATCAGCATTTCGGAGCAGCTGAGCCCACTGATCAATATCGACATGACCTGGCAGAACAGCCTTATCACGCGATTTGAGATCAGGAAGAACAGGACCTTGAGTTTCACATTGAGCAACTATCAGCTGACAGAGAACCGGAGCAGCGAGCTCATCATCGGAGCAGGATATCGATTCACCGATGTGAAGTTCCCATTCAAACTGGGTCAGGCAAAGAATCCGACCAGCGATATGAACGTACGAGCTGACCTGTCGATCAGGGATAATATCACCTTGACCCGGTCCATGAACGAACGGACCAATCTACCTACATCAGGGCAGAGGATCTTCTCTCTGAAGACCTCGGCCGACTACACCTTAAATAGGAATCTGACCTTGAGGGCATTCTACGATCATCAGATCAATGACCCCAAAGTCTCTATTTCTTTCCGTACATCGAACATCAATGCGGGAATTGCTCTTAGATTCACGCTCGCACAATGA
- the ruvA gene encoding Holliday junction branch migration protein RuvA codes for MISFIKGRLVEKSPDTAIIDCNGVGYEVRISALTFESLKDESCTLLVHYAVTVDVRSGASNHQLFGFLSRSERDIFRQLISVSGVSTSIALSVMSNLSVDQLQRAILDRDDKIFKSVKGIGPKLAQRIVMELSEKISLPEISAENSVPSGNMAKQEALAALCALGFDRVRADRTLNAILKEADDELGVEQLIKKSLQTL; via the coding sequence ATGATCTCATTCATCAAAGGAAGACTCGTAGAGAAAAGCCCCGATACGGCCATCATCGATTGCAATGGTGTAGGCTATGAGGTGCGCATTTCGGCCTTGACCTTCGAGTCCTTGAAGGATGAGTCCTGTACCCTGCTGGTGCACTATGCAGTAACAGTGGATGTAAGGTCTGGAGCGAGCAATCATCAGCTCTTCGGATTCTTAAGTCGCTCAGAACGGGATATCTTCCGCCAACTCATCTCTGTTTCAGGAGTGAGCACCTCCATCGCATTGAGTGTCATGTCCAATTTATCTGTGGATCAGTTGCAGCGTGCCATCCTCGATCGGGACGATAAGATCTTCAAATCCGTCAAGGGGATAGGTCCCAAACTAGCGCAACGGATCGTGATGGAACTTTCTGAAAAGATCAGCCTACCCGAGATCAGCGCTGAGAATTCTGTCCCATCAGGCAATATGGCCAAACAGGAAGCGTTAGCAGCACTGTGTGCCCTTGGTTTCGATAGAGTCCGAGCGGACAGAACGTTGAACGCGATTTTAAAGGAAGCAGACGATGAGTTAGGGGTTGAACAACTCATCAAGAAAAGTCTTCAGACACTCTGA